AGGCGCTTCGTCACCTATCCGGCGATCGATCATTAGTATCCGCGGTCGATAGTCATGCCCTCGTGGAACCGGTAGAAGCCATTGAGTCTTGCGTGGTGTGCACCGGAGCGTGACTCAATCACCGTGCTCCTACGGCGCCAACAAGTCCGCCAAATCTCTGAGGGCCGCAGCTAGTTGACGGGCTGTCAACGGCTGTTGCGCGACGCGCTCCGAGATTAAGTGCCGGGCGACCTCCGTAGACTTTTTCCTGCACGTCAAATAATTAAAAATCTCTACTAGAGTTGGCGTCTCTCGCGGCGGCTCACTGTTCAGAGCTGCACCTACGGCGCTGGCGGAGCGGCCGGTCGCCTTAGTTAAAGCACTGTTAGTTATCCCATTCTCATCCATCAGACGCCTTGCTACAGCTTGCATCCTGGCGGCAGCTTCACTTTCTGGTGCTGAGGGACGACCTACTTTGGCCACGTCTAGTCACATTTGTCACTCTATTAAAAATAGTTTACTCTTATCCTACGCCAATTAGCAATCGCCGACATGGACGAGATTCGCTTTTACCGAGCAAACGAGCGGCCCTACGGTGCCTTCAGCAACCTGTACAGGCGAGAAGTTGAGTTCGAAGGGGAGGTATTTCCTACCGCTGAGCATGCCTATCAGGCAGGAAAAGCGCGCAAGCAAGCCGTTAGGGATTGGTTAATGGCCGCGCCGACACCTGCCTTGCTGGCGATGGCTGCTCACGGACTCTACTATTGGGATATTGCGCCAGGCTGGTCCAAGAACAAGTTCGACCGAATGAAGCGCGTGCTACGCGCCAAATTCGCCCAACACGAGGACCTGCGTGAGCTGCTGCTCGCGACAGGCTCCGCAAGACTGGTTGAATCCGCCATGGTCGACAACGAGGTCAACAGGCTGTGGGGCGAAGTTAACGGCGCTGGCAAGAACATGCTCGGCACGCTTCTTATGGAAGTGAGAGATGAACTGGTCGCTGGCGACGCTATCGAGGAAACCGAGAAACGGCGCAGAACCTGTGCCGCCTGAGCCTCGGCTCGCGCTTACAGATGGAGTACCCCCGCCCCTGAAAAGCGGACACAATGCACCGAGTATTCAGGGGCCATTTTAATTCCGCGGGCCCACAACGACAGGTGGCGGACAGCTAATAGGGCGGAGCCCCCCACGGCCATCCGATGAACCAGCCCCAGTAGCAGCCGCAAGGCAGAGGAACATCCTAGGCTCTCAAGTCGATCAGCCTCTCGGCCAATGCTATGAAGCCGAGCCGAGACACTGCGCAAGTGCAATTGACGCATCAAGGCGATTGGTATAGAGCTAAGTGCGCTGAGACTGCGTGAGCCTCTGAACGGGTGTATTCACGCCCGTGTGTGCTGGATAGCGCCCGTCAGCGTTGGGCCTTCGCCTTGATGAGGGACTGGATCTTTTCCTTCTGGGCATCGTCTCCGCTCTGAGTGTTGATCAGAATCAGCTGGCGCGCAAACTCCTGGATGCGCTTTCCGCTGATGTGGTTGTGGCCACCAATCAGATCTCCGTCAACCAGGATGTTCATGTACGGGTTTCGCGCGGCTGTTTTGTTGTTCCGCTCGAGGACTGCCCCATGGAAGGCGATGCTGCCGCCTGGTTGATCGTCTCGCCATCCCTTATTTGACATTCACAAAGGTCGCTAGCTCCTGTAGGTCCTGCGCGATGGCAACGCCCCCGTCAATGCGAGTTTCCTGCTGATTGCGCGCCCGAAGATAATGGGTCCGATAAGGCGCGAAATGCCCTACGGCAGTCACGTTGGCATCGCCCTGATCGATCGATTGGGTATCCTCGATCACCGGGTTGTAGCGCTCAACCTCGCGCTCATGCTCGAACATCGTGGAAAGGTAGGCAGGTCACCCTTTTATGCAAGGGCATCCAGAGTGGAGTGTAGGTTCAGGGGCTAGGGCGTACCGGCATCAAGAAACATGATCGACCTAGTTCAACGTGCAGCTCGACTACGCGGAAGCAGAAACGCCTGACGTTATTCGTCAACACGACCGCCCAGCACTGAGCGCATGTGCAGCGATCATCGTGTCTTGCGACCCGTTAGGTGTCCCGCGTCGGCGGTGTAACGCCCCCAGGAAGCACGGCATGCAGCGGCGCCAGGAACGCCTGAAACCGTTGCACGCGCTAAGGCTCTCTGGCCTGGCGACTACGCCTTGCATGAGAGTTCTGCATAGGTGACGACAGACACGAAGATTTCGTGGCCCGAGAAAGCAGCCCGTTCCAGCAGCTGGATTAACGACATCGGCGCATTACGGATGCTGCAACTGCTGGTACCGGTGTCCAGCATGTAGCGCATCATCAGCACTCCGAATCAGGTCAATACCAATCCCCGGGCGCTCGGACAAAAAGTAGTCACCAACATCCGGAGCATCCATCAATGCGCTCCAGCTGGGGCGCTTTGGCTCAATGACAAGTCGAGAACCCACTCGGTACGTGAGCACCTCTTCGACATCACCCAACTCCATCGGTAATCACCCCGTTTTTAACGGAGGCCAAAAGTGGAGCTATGCAGCGGCGGCCAGCCGCTGCATGGGGGTGATGCCGCCGAGCGCCATGTTCGGTCGTTCGTGATTGTAGAACCAGAGCCACTCGGTGGCCGATTG
The nucleotide sequence above comes from Phycisphaeraceae bacterium. Encoded proteins:
- a CDS encoding NADAR family protein, producing MDEIRFYRANERPYGAFSNLYRREVEFEGEVFPTAEHAYQAGKARKQAVRDWLMAAPTPALLAMAAHGLYYWDIAPGWSKNKFDRMKRVLRAKFAQHEDLRELLLATGSARLVESAMVDNEVNRLWGEVNGAGKNMLGTLLMEVRDELVAGDAIEETEKRRRTCAA